From Parasteatoda tepidariorum isolate YZ-2023 chromosome 1, CAS_Ptep_4.0, whole genome shotgun sequence, one genomic window encodes:
- the LOC122268818 gene encoding protein FAM200C-like — protein MAFKRKLSRFFELLDSVTEFLDTTDPVLSESLKQRKLETAYLTDSFEKMKEINVKLQGNKMNIIKAKGIISSFIAKFDIYKSNIGRKELMQFPTLKKCSMADIEILENKILIFTDHLDQLWNQDLKI, from the coding sequence ATGGCTTTCAAAAGGAAACTGAGCCGTTTCTTCGAATTGCTGGATTCGGTTACTGAGTTTCTCGACACCACTGATCCTGTTTTAAGTGAGAGTTTGAAGCAACGCAAGTTGGAAACTGCGTACCTCActgatagttttgaaaaaatgaaggaaatcaaCGTAAAActtcaaggaaataaaatgaacattatcaaGGCTAAGGGAATCATATCTTCATTCATCGCCAAGTTTGATATCTACAAGTCAAACATTGGTCGCAAAGAGCTAATGCAATTTCCAACTCTTAAAAAGTGTTCAATGGCAGATATCGAGATtctcgaaaataaaatcttaatttttactgatcacCTTGATCAGTTATGGAATcaagatttaaagatttga
- the LOC139426485 gene encoding protein FAM200C-like, with the protein MAADVESKLIKFLKEGKFALQIDESTVIDNKAVLAYVRFINESKEINEEMLFTRTLNTDTKGSSIFKLVKDYFEVKEIPLTNVSACATDGAPTMSGCHTGFLGHLKKEVPEVISPFIMSFIVNFWLRKIGYFWHQ; encoded by the coding sequence ATGGCCGCCGACGTTGAAtcaaaactcatcaaatttctgaaagaaggTAAATTTGCGTTGCAGATTGATGAATCAACTGTGATAGATAACAAAGCTGTTTTAGCTTACGTGAGATTCATAAATGAGAGTAAGGAGATTAACGAGGAAATGTTGTTTACAAGAACTTTGAACACAGATACAAAAGGATCgtcgatttttaaattggtcaaagattattttgaggTAAAAGAAATTCCCCTCACAAATGTAAGTGCTTGTGCAACAGATGGTGCTCCAACCATGTCTGGTTGTCATACTGGGTTTCTGGGTCaccttaaaaaagaagtacCGGAAGTTATCTCACCATTCATTATGTCATTCATCGTCAACTTTTGGCTGCGAAAAATTGGTTATTTctggcatcaataa